The following are encoded in a window of Saccharothrix longispora genomic DNA:
- a CDS encoding FHA domain-containing protein FhaB/FipA — protein MPELVMQLTRAGFLILLWLFVLAALRVVRSDLYAASGLRVPTPKFGRGAKKDVRGNKAARQLVVTHGALAGTRISLDGRPILIGRADDSTLVLDDDFASTRHARLSMRGTDWYVEDLGSTNGTYLDRAKVTAPLRVPLGSPIRIGKTVIELRS, from the coding sequence GTGCCAGAGCTGGTGATGCAGCTGACCAGAGCAGGTTTCCTCATCCTGCTCTGGTTGTTCGTGTTGGCTGCCCTTCGAGTGGTCCGCTCCGACCTCTACGCGGCGTCGGGGCTCCGCGTCCCGACGCCGAAGTTCGGCAGAGGCGCTAAGAAAGACGTGCGGGGCAACAAGGCTGCCCGGCAGCTCGTCGTCACCCACGGCGCGCTGGCGGGCACCCGCATCTCCCTGGACGGTCGGCCCATCCTGATCGGGCGCGCCGACGACTCCACACTCGTGCTGGACGACGACTTCGCGTCGACCCGGCACGCACGCCTGTCGATGCGCGGCACCGACTGGTACGTGGAGGACCTGGGCTCCACGAACGGCACATACCTCGACCGGGCGAAGGTCACGGCCCCCCTCCGGGTCCCGCTCGGCTCCCCGATCCGAATCGGCAAAACGGTGATCGAGCTGCGCTCATGA